The proteins below are encoded in one region of Myxocyprinus asiaticus isolate MX2 ecotype Aquarium Trade chromosome 13, UBuf_Myxa_2, whole genome shotgun sequence:
- the LOC127450908 gene encoding phosphoribosyl pyrophosphate synthase-associated protein 2-like isoform X2, giving the protein MREGLSRAWEPREPLPVSLEVDTVKPQDMNAAKGGLVIFTANSNPSSKELAKRIAERLGVELGKVRVYQEANRETRVQIEESVRGKDVFIIQTVSKDVNTTIMELLIMVYACRTSCARNIIGVIPYFPYSKQCKMRKRGSIVSKLLASMMCKAGLTHLITMDLHQKEIQGFFNIPVDNLRASPFLLQYIQEEIPDYRNAVIVAKSPASAKRAQSFAERLRLGIAVIHGEAQDAESDLVDGRHSPPPTVKNIGAIHPSLEIPLLIPKEKPPITVVGDVGGRIAIIVDDIIDDVDSFLAAAETLKERGAYKIFVMATHGILSSDAPRLIEESAIDEVVVTNTIPHEIQKLQCPKIKTVDISMILSEAIRRIHNGESMSYLFRNIGMDD; this is encoded by the exons atgagg GAAGGGCTCAGCCGTGCCTGGGAGCCCAGGGAGCCACTGCCTGTGTCCCTAGAGGTAGACACTGTTAAACCACAGGACATGAACGCAGCCAAAGGAGGCCTGGTCATCTTCACGGCCAACTCCAATCCCTCCAGTAAAGAGCTGGCAAAGAGGATCGCAGA GCGGTTGGGTGTGGAGCTTGGGAAGGTTCGTGTCTATCAGGAAGCGAACAGAG AAACGCGGGTCCAAATCGAAGAGTCTGTGCGCGGCAAAGATGTCTTCATCATCCAGACTGTGTCCAA GGATGTTAATACCACCATCATGGAGCTGCTCATCATGGTGTATGCCTGCAGGACCTCCTGTGCACGGAACATCATCGGCGTCATTCCCTATTTTCCCTACAGCAAACAGTGCAAAATGAGGAAAAGAGGCTCCATTGTGTCTAAGCTGCTTGCCTCCATGATGTGTAAAGCAG GTCTGACTCATCTCATTACGATGGATTTGCATCAAAAGGAAATCCAGGGTTTCTTTAACATTCCAGTGGACAATCTTCGGGCTTCACCATTCCTACTACAATACATCCAAGAAGAA ATTCCTGATTACAGAAATGCTGTAATTGTGGCCAAATCTCCAGCATCAGCCAAAAG GGCCCAGTCATTTGCTGAAAGGTTGCGACTGGGCATTGCTGTGATCCATGGTGAAGCCCAGGACGCTGAATCGGACCTGGTGGATGGACGTCACTCCCCCCCACCCACTGTCAAGAACATTGGAGCTATCCATCCGAGCCTAGAGATACCTT TGCTGATTCCCAAAGAAAAACCCCCGATAACAGTGGTCGGAGATGTGGGTGGACGAATTGCCATCATAGTG gatgacATCATTGATGATGTTGATAGTTTTCTGGCAGCTGCTGAAACTCTGAAAGAAAGAGGTGCCTACAAGATCTTCGTCATGGCCACTCATGGAATCCTGTCCTCTGATGCACCTCGGCTAATAGAAGAGTCTGCCATAGACGAG GTAGTTGTCACCAACACCATCCCACATGAGATCCAGAAACTACAGTGTCCTAAGATTAAGACGGTGGACATCAGCATGATACTGTCGGAAGCCATTCGGCGCATCCACAATGGAGAATCCATGTCCTACCTATTCCGTAATATAGGCATGGATGATTAA
- the LOC127450908 gene encoding phosphoribosyl pyrophosphate synthase-associated protein 2-like isoform X1, with protein MDIFSVADFTCSDRDSKPSKRSSKRSKLEGLSRAWEPREPLPVSLEVDTVKPQDMNAAKGGLVIFTANSNPSSKELAKRIAERLGVELGKVRVYQEANRETRVQIEESVRGKDVFIIQTVSKDVNTTIMELLIMVYACRTSCARNIIGVIPYFPYSKQCKMRKRGSIVSKLLASMMCKAGLTHLITMDLHQKEIQGFFNIPVDNLRASPFLLQYIQEEIPDYRNAVIVAKSPASAKRAQSFAERLRLGIAVIHGEAQDAESDLVDGRHSPPPTVKNIGAIHPSLEIPLLIPKEKPPITVVGDVGGRIAIIVDDIIDDVDSFLAAAETLKERGAYKIFVMATHGILSSDAPRLIEESAIDEVVVTNTIPHEIQKLQCPKIKTVDISMILSEAIRRIHNGESMSYLFRNIGMDD; from the exons ATGGACATATTCAGTGTAGCAGACTTCACATGTTCAGATAGAGACAGTAAACCATCGAAGCGATCGAGTAAAAGATCGAAACTG GAAGGGCTCAGCCGTGCCTGGGAGCCCAGGGAGCCACTGCCTGTGTCCCTAGAGGTAGACACTGTTAAACCACAGGACATGAACGCAGCCAAAGGAGGCCTGGTCATCTTCACGGCCAACTCCAATCCCTCCAGTAAAGAGCTGGCAAAGAGGATCGCAGA GCGGTTGGGTGTGGAGCTTGGGAAGGTTCGTGTCTATCAGGAAGCGAACAGAG AAACGCGGGTCCAAATCGAAGAGTCTGTGCGCGGCAAAGATGTCTTCATCATCCAGACTGTGTCCAA GGATGTTAATACCACCATCATGGAGCTGCTCATCATGGTGTATGCCTGCAGGACCTCCTGTGCACGGAACATCATCGGCGTCATTCCCTATTTTCCCTACAGCAAACAGTGCAAAATGAGGAAAAGAGGCTCCATTGTGTCTAAGCTGCTTGCCTCCATGATGTGTAAAGCAG GTCTGACTCATCTCATTACGATGGATTTGCATCAAAAGGAAATCCAGGGTTTCTTTAACATTCCAGTGGACAATCTTCGGGCTTCACCATTCCTACTACAATACATCCAAGAAGAA ATTCCTGATTACAGAAATGCTGTAATTGTGGCCAAATCTCCAGCATCAGCCAAAAG GGCCCAGTCATTTGCTGAAAGGTTGCGACTGGGCATTGCTGTGATCCATGGTGAAGCCCAGGACGCTGAATCGGACCTGGTGGATGGACGTCACTCCCCCCCACCCACTGTCAAGAACATTGGAGCTATCCATCCGAGCCTAGAGATACCTT TGCTGATTCCCAAAGAAAAACCCCCGATAACAGTGGTCGGAGATGTGGGTGGACGAATTGCCATCATAGTG gatgacATCATTGATGATGTTGATAGTTTTCTGGCAGCTGCTGAAACTCTGAAAGAAAGAGGTGCCTACAAGATCTTCGTCATGGCCACTCATGGAATCCTGTCCTCTGATGCACCTCGGCTAATAGAAGAGTCTGCCATAGACGAG GTAGTTGTCACCAACACCATCCCACATGAGATCCAGAAACTACAGTGTCCTAAGATTAAGACGGTGGACATCAGCATGATACTGTCGGAAGCCATTCGGCGCATCCACAATGGAGAATCCATGTCCTACCTATTCCGTAATATAGGCATGGATGATTAA
- the LOC127450908 gene encoding phosphoribosyl pyrophosphate synthase-associated protein 2-like isoform X3 produces MNAAKGGLVIFTANSNPSSKELAKRIAERLGVELGKVRVYQEANRETRVQIEESVRGKDVFIIQTVSKDVNTTIMELLIMVYACRTSCARNIIGVIPYFPYSKQCKMRKRGSIVSKLLASMMCKAGLTHLITMDLHQKEIQGFFNIPVDNLRASPFLLQYIQEEIPDYRNAVIVAKSPASAKRAQSFAERLRLGIAVIHGEAQDAESDLVDGRHSPPPTVKNIGAIHPSLEIPLLIPKEKPPITVVGDVGGRIAIIVDDIIDDVDSFLAAAETLKERGAYKIFVMATHGILSSDAPRLIEESAIDEVVVTNTIPHEIQKLQCPKIKTVDISMILSEAIRRIHNGESMSYLFRNIGMDD; encoded by the exons ATGAACGCAGCCAAAGGAGGCCTGGTCATCTTCACGGCCAACTCCAATCCCTCCAGTAAAGAGCTGGCAAAGAGGATCGCAGA GCGGTTGGGTGTGGAGCTTGGGAAGGTTCGTGTCTATCAGGAAGCGAACAGAG AAACGCGGGTCCAAATCGAAGAGTCTGTGCGCGGCAAAGATGTCTTCATCATCCAGACTGTGTCCAA GGATGTTAATACCACCATCATGGAGCTGCTCATCATGGTGTATGCCTGCAGGACCTCCTGTGCACGGAACATCATCGGCGTCATTCCCTATTTTCCCTACAGCAAACAGTGCAAAATGAGGAAAAGAGGCTCCATTGTGTCTAAGCTGCTTGCCTCCATGATGTGTAAAGCAG GTCTGACTCATCTCATTACGATGGATTTGCATCAAAAGGAAATCCAGGGTTTCTTTAACATTCCAGTGGACAATCTTCGGGCTTCACCATTCCTACTACAATACATCCAAGAAGAA ATTCCTGATTACAGAAATGCTGTAATTGTGGCCAAATCTCCAGCATCAGCCAAAAG GGCCCAGTCATTTGCTGAAAGGTTGCGACTGGGCATTGCTGTGATCCATGGTGAAGCCCAGGACGCTGAATCGGACCTGGTGGATGGACGTCACTCCCCCCCACCCACTGTCAAGAACATTGGAGCTATCCATCCGAGCCTAGAGATACCTT TGCTGATTCCCAAAGAAAAACCCCCGATAACAGTGGTCGGAGATGTGGGTGGACGAATTGCCATCATAGTG gatgacATCATTGATGATGTTGATAGTTTTCTGGCAGCTGCTGAAACTCTGAAAGAAAGAGGTGCCTACAAGATCTTCGTCATGGCCACTCATGGAATCCTGTCCTCTGATGCACCTCGGCTAATAGAAGAGTCTGCCATAGACGAG GTAGTTGTCACCAACACCATCCCACATGAGATCCAGAAACTACAGTGTCCTAAGATTAAGACGGTGGACATCAGCATGATACTGTCGGAAGCCATTCGGCGCATCCACAATGGAGAATCCATGTCCTACCTATTCCGTAATATAGGCATGGATGATTAA